One region of Sphingomonas adhaesiva genomic DNA includes:
- a CDS encoding response regulator, translating to MTKRVLVVEDNELNLKLFCDLLRAHDFAVEPVRDGREAVERARAFVPDLVVMDIQMPHVTGYELILEMKADETLRHIPVMAVTAYAGREDEERLRAAGANAYVSKPITLARFMTAVNELI from the coding sequence GTGACTAAACGGGTGCTCGTTGTCGAGGACAACGAACTCAATCTCAAGCTGTTCTGCGACCTATTGCGCGCGCACGACTTCGCCGTCGAGCCGGTGCGCGACGGGCGCGAGGCGGTGGAGCGCGCGCGCGCCTTCGTCCCCGACCTGGTGGTGATGGACATCCAGATGCCGCACGTCACCGGCTACGAGCTGATCCTGGAGATGAAGGCGGACGAGACGCTGCGCCACATTCCGGTGATGGCGGTCACCGCTTATGCCGGGCGCGAGGACGAGGAGCGGCTGCGCGCCGCCGGTGCCAACGCCTATGTATCGAAGCCGATCACGCTGGCGCGCTTCATGACCGCGGTGAACGAGCTGATCTGA
- a CDS encoding DUF3572 family protein translates to MGRSDTNPRDTQTVALNALVWTLGDERRAERLVSLTGLTPADLRARLAEPPVLAACLAFLEGHEPDLLACADAIGATPEALVAARAALERAA, encoded by the coding sequence ATGGGCCGAAGCGACACAAACCCCCGGGATACCCAAACGGTTGCCCTGAACGCGCTGGTATGGACGCTGGGCGACGAACGGCGCGCCGAGCGGCTGGTGTCGCTGACCGGCCTCACCCCCGCGGACCTGCGCGCGCGACTGGCGGAGCCGCCGGTGCTGGCGGCCTGCCTCGCCTTCCTGGAGGGGCATGAGCCCGACCTGCTGGCCTGTGCCGACGCGATCGGTGCCACGCCCGAGGCGTTGGTGGCGGCACGCGCGGCGCTGGAGCGCGCGGCATGA
- a CDS encoding HAD family hydrolase: protein MTRPLLICDCDEVLLYMLRPFADWLGEAHDVEFTIGSWDLANAMKRRAGGPPLTRAEMGGFLGGFFPAQMHRQSLVPHAREALAAIAAQADVVILTNLEDQCRTHRIDQLAQFGIEHRVECNQGGKGEPVARLVAEHGHPVTVFVDDLPQHHASVAEHAPQVWRLHMVSEPQLAPGVPTPPAAHARIDDWVGAQAWVLARFADGVPAQA, encoded by the coding sequence ATGACGCGCCCGCTGCTGATCTGCGACTGCGACGAGGTGCTGCTCTACATGCTGCGCCCCTTCGCCGACTGGCTGGGGGAGGCGCATGACGTCGAGTTCACGATCGGGTCGTGGGACCTGGCGAACGCGATGAAGCGCCGCGCCGGCGGCCCGCCGCTGACCCGCGCCGAGATGGGCGGGTTCCTGGGCGGCTTCTTCCCCGCGCAGATGCATCGCCAGTCGCTGGTACCGCACGCGCGCGAGGCGCTGGCGGCGATCGCGGCGCAGGCGGACGTGGTGATCCTGACCAATCTGGAGGATCAGTGCCGCACCCATCGCATCGACCAGCTGGCGCAGTTCGGCATCGAACACCGCGTCGAGTGCAACCAGGGCGGCAAGGGCGAGCCGGTCGCGCGGCTGGTGGCGGAGCACGGCCACCCCGTCACGGTCTTCGTCGACGACCTGCCGCAGCATCACGCCTCGGTCGCGGAGCATGCGCCGCAGGTGTGGCGGCTGCATATGGTGTCGGAACCGCAACTGGCCCCCGGCGTACCGACGCCGCCGGCTGCCCATGCGCGGATCGACGATTGGGTGGGCGCGCAGGCGTGGGTGCTGGCCCGCTTCGCCGACGGGGTGCCGGCGCAGGCTTGA
- a CDS encoding RidA family protein yields MTDRIDRTLQDLGLELPQAAAPIAAYVPVVEAGGLLHVSGQLPFRDGKVVTGRLGDGFSLEDGQDAAQRCALMVVAQVKAHIGNLGRVARVVKLGVFVNSTADFADHPKVANGASELMVKLFGDAGKHARAAVGVAALPLGAAVEVDAIIEVAPAL; encoded by the coding sequence ATGACCGATCGCATCGACCGCACGCTCCAGGACCTCGGCCTCGAACTGCCGCAGGCCGCGGCCCCCATCGCCGCCTATGTTCCCGTCGTCGAGGCGGGCGGGCTCCTCCACGTCTCGGGCCAGCTGCCGTTCAGGGACGGCAAGGTCGTGACCGGGCGGCTCGGCGACGGCTTCTCGCTGGAGGACGGGCAGGACGCGGCGCAGCGCTGCGCGCTGATGGTCGTGGCGCAGGTGAAGGCGCATATCGGCAATCTGGGGCGCGTCGCGCGCGTCGTGAAGCTGGGCGTGTTCGTCAATTCGACCGCGGACTTCGCGGATCATCCCAAGGTCGCCAACGGCGCGTCGGAGCTGATGGTCAAGCTGTTCGGCGATGCGGGCAAGCACGCCCGCGCCGCGGTGGGCGTGGCCGCGCTGCCGCTGGGCGCCGCGGTGGAGGTGGATGCGATCATCGAGGTGGCGCCGGCGCTGTGA